The DNA segment CAATTACAATACTTAATAATATCTACTTTATTGTTCAACGAAGGGCAGTTCTagtaatttaatgttttttggctTCTTCCTTGAGATTTTGAATATAAGCCTTCAAACGTTCACCGATCTTGCTGGCTATCACACACTTGTAACCACGATAGGCCCACACATCAACGCTGCTACCCTCGACGTTCTTGTCCGCGCAACCCTCAGCGATGGCAACGATCTCAGCCTCATCCAAAtctattttaaattgtttggcAACTCGATCGGCATGATAGCCCTCATGTTCGCTGAAGAAGCCCACTCTCTTAGCGGTACAAAGCATGTACTTTCGAATGGGCTCTTCATCGGGATATTGGTAGGTCGCATATTTCTGGAGTTGTTCATTGCTAAGTGGGAAATCTTTGAGGCATTCCTTGACGATAACGGCTAGTTCGGCTTCGGTTTTCGGCACCCATTCATCTTTAGCGTATGCctaaaagatatacatattatatagcGAAAGTAACggtgtatatgtattttatatacttatgtatgtatagtatatgtatgtatgtatggagtGTACGTACCAGTGCAATGACTGCAAGGATCACAATGAAGAATTTCATTTTGGATATTGATTTGATTGGCTTTCCCCGTTGGACTCAGAGCACAACTGATGAATAGAATTATTGCAATCCCATATTTATACCTCCAACTCGGTTGATGTGTTTAGCGATCTTCTTAACTTAAgctttttttgattattttttaatttattcacttAAATTTATGTACGGatactactacatacatacatacgcactcACAAGACCTTATCTCATTAATAGCTTCCAAAAACTGACTTGAGCTTCGGTTATTAGTATAGTAAATGCGCACGTATATTAATTACGGGTGAGTAAATTGCTTTTCTAGCTAATTCGGGTCAAAAGTGTATCTCATAACTTTCTTgcatcaaattttgtatttctatccAAATTTCGTTTGAGGAATCGTTTATGAAAACACAAACCTACGAATGGTACAAATCCTTCAAAGACGGTCTAGAGAGtctgaagacatgcctcgttttcgacctcttcaactgatgaaaataaaaagattgaatgatatggtgcttgaaaatcgtctgCCAAGTGTTAGTGAGTTCAAGTACAAGTCTGTTCGtttgattttggtggatattttggtttttgctgGACTCGTCTCATCTCTGGACATGCTTAATATTGCGAATTCCGatccacattcatggagagcattataactgcccaTGAGACATGGGTtgatgagtttgacatgcaaacaagtcaacaatcatcgagGAATGGGGGGAATAAACGAGCCGAAACACAGGCCAAAACTTCTCAAATATCAAGGGAcattattttttcgatattcgtggtttggtgcataatgaatttgttccggataTACAGGCGGTTattaaggagttctatttggccgtattgaggcgtttctGCGAGTACAGCCGTCGAAAGCGGCCggaattcatggattttacacaatgataatgtaccatcgcatcgagccacaatTGTGACCAAGTTAAAGCCATCGGTCAACCACCCTATTCACCAGATATGGCACTGtgtgttttttcctttttcccaaactgaaatttccGCTCCTTGGAACCCGTTTTCACTCGATCGAAGAGGTAAAACAAatttcgctgaaggagctgaaggctaTTCCAAACAGCGatcttatgaaaagtgtttcgaggactggaaaaatggAGTTATATCTATTACATCTGGTGCGGATTAATTTGAAGAtgacaaacaaaatattgaagaataattgaatattttgcgcTTCAGTTACAAATTCCGGGTATCACAAAGTATGTGATATTAACTCAACCTAGCctctttttaatatattgggTACAAAAGGAGGAAGAAATAACCAACTATTGAAACGGAAATCGTTATTGTAGGGATAAGGGGTCTAGACTACGGTCTACTATTTAATTCATATTCAGCGCTAAACCACATTATGTTTACGAAAGTGTATTcacttaatttcattgaaatctcaCAGACTGACTgacattttcagtaaaaaaaacagCAGCCATTGGTTGATAGACACCTCTAATATACTTGTTAGTTATCTAAGCACGAGCTCTAAATTGGAACGTGAAGATTCTTAttaagatatctaaatttttctcAACTTACATTATgcatggacagacagacggatggtCCCCGGGAGTTCAACTTGTCTCGTGATTCTAGTCGTGTACAAATAGAAAGGGACTGAACTGATCataagaactcaaaaaattaaaaactcctTTTTCATTGAGTGTGTATTTCAGGAATTTGTGCATTCACATCCATATGCACTAAAAGGAATATTTATACACTAGCAAatc comes from the Bactrocera neohumeralis isolate Rockhampton chromosome 2, APGP_CSIRO_Bneo_wtdbg2-racon-allhic-juicebox.fasta_v2, whole genome shotgun sequence genome and includes:
- the LOC126756869 gene encoding general odorant-binding protein 99a-like, which produces MKFFIVILAVIALAYAKDEWVPKTEAELAVIVKECLKDFPLSNEQLQKYATYQYPDEEPIRKYMLCTAKRVGFFSEHEGYHADRVAKQFKIDLDEAEIVAIAEGCADKNVEGSSVDVWAYRGYKCVIASKIGERLKAYIQNLKEEAKKH